A single Chryseobacterium sp. DNA region contains:
- the fabF gene encoding beta-ketoacyl-ACP synthase II, which produces MKRVVITGLGAVTPLGNNVEDFWQNSINGVSGAGLITHFNTEKFKVKFACEVKNFDPKTFLTHNEIKRSDLFTQYAMYASAEAVKDSGLEFEKMDPFDTGVIWGTGQGGMWTFEKEVMDFAQGDGTPRFNPFFVPKFIANMASGMISMKYGLQGINYTTVSACATGNTALMDAFNYIRLGKAKIIISGGSEAAITPASIGGFSIMKAMSTRNDDFATASRPYDAERDGFVMGEGAGALVLEEYEHARARGAKIYAELAGAAMTADAYHMTAPHPDGVGAIKAMQLAVKEAGANIEDIDYVNPHATSTPIGDIIELKAINNAFKGSKNLDISATKSMTGHLLGAAGAVEAILSIKAIQNGIIPPTINLHHIDENIPQDIHIVFGEAKEKDINFALSNAFGFGGHNATLVFKKFR; this is translated from the coding sequence ATGAAAAGAGTTGTCATTACAGGTTTAGGCGCAGTGACGCCTTTGGGAAATAATGTCGAAGATTTTTGGCAAAATAGTATTAATGGAGTCAGTGGGGCTGGTTTAATCACCCATTTCAATACAGAAAAATTTAAGGTAAAGTTTGCTTGTGAGGTCAAAAATTTTGATCCGAAAACTTTCCTGACCCATAATGAAATTAAAAGAAGTGACCTGTTCACTCAATACGCAATGTATGCATCCGCAGAAGCGGTTAAAGATTCCGGTCTGGAATTTGAAAAAATGGACCCGTTCGATACCGGAGTGATCTGGGGTACAGGGCAGGGCGGTATGTGGACCTTTGAAAAAGAAGTGATGGATTTCGCACAGGGCGACGGTACGCCTCGTTTCAATCCGTTTTTCGTGCCTAAGTTCATCGCCAATATGGCATCGGGAATGATTTCCATGAAATATGGGCTGCAGGGAATCAATTATACGACTGTTTCTGCATGTGCCACAGGAAATACAGCTTTGATGGATGCTTTCAACTATATCCGTCTGGGAAAAGCGAAGATAATCATCAGCGGAGGGTCTGAAGCGGCTATTACGCCGGCTTCCATCGGGGGCTTCTCAATTATGAAGGCTATGTCTACCAGAAATGATGATTTTGCAACTGCCAGCCGTCCTTATGATGCAGAAAGAGACGGTTTTGTTATGGGAGAAGGCGCCGGAGCTCTGGTACTTGAAGAATATGAACACGCCAGGGCAAGAGGAGCCAAAATTTATGCAGAATTAGCCGGAGCTGCCATGACAGCAGATGCTTATCACATGACGGCCCCTCATCCGGATGGAGTGGGAGCCATCAAAGCAATGCAATTGGCGGTCAAAGAAGCAGGCGCTAATATTGAAGATATTGACTACGTCAACCCGCATGCAACTTCAACTCCAATAGGAGATATCATTGAATTAAAAGCAATCAATAATGCATTTAAAGGAAGTAAAAATCTTGATATCAGTGCCACAAAGTCCATGACCGGGCATTTACTGGGGGCTGCAGGTGCTGTGGAAGCTATCCTTTCCATTAAAGCGATTCAGAATGGTATTATCCCTCCGACGATCAATCTTCACCATATCGATGAGAATATTCCTCAGGATATCCATATTGTATTTGGGGAAGCAAAGGAAAAAGACATCAACTTTGCTTTAAGTAATGCCTTCGGT